In Polaribacter sp. Hel_I_88, the following proteins share a genomic window:
- a CDS encoding rhodanese-related sulfurtransferase: MQLYNKLSAIERAELIDKAGKDRLTISFYQYHKIENPQLFRNKLFLEWNPLDVLGRIYVSYEGINAQLSVPSENFYALKEQLDAISFLKDIRLNVAIEQDNKSFLKLKVKVRDKIVADGLNDETFDVTNKGVHLNAKEFNEMLANPDTVCVDMRNHYESEIGHFDGAVTPDVDTFRDSLDIIEADLKDNKEDKNLLMYCTGGIRCEKASAYYKHKGFKNVFQLEGGIIEYTRQVNEENIENKFIGKNFVFDHRRAEKITEDVISNCHQCGKPCDTHTNCANEGCHLLFIQCDACSEKMENTCSTTCQEIIQLPYETQKELRKGKHASNKIFKKGRSKLLKFKN; this comes from the coding sequence ATGCAACTGTACAATAAGTTAAGCGCCATTGAACGCGCAGAATTAATTGATAAAGCTGGTAAAGACAGACTTACCATTTCTTTTTATCAATATCACAAAATAGAAAATCCACAATTATTTAGAAATAAGTTGTTCCTAGAATGGAATCCTTTAGATGTTTTGGGTAGAATTTACGTTTCTTACGAAGGGATTAATGCTCAACTTTCTGTACCCTCAGAAAATTTTTATGCGCTAAAAGAACAACTAGATGCTATTTCCTTTTTAAAAGATATTCGTTTGAATGTTGCTATAGAGCAAGACAATAAATCGTTTTTAAAACTAAAAGTAAAAGTAAGAGACAAAATTGTTGCAGATGGTTTAAATGATGAAACGTTTGATGTTACCAACAAAGGTGTGCATCTAAACGCAAAAGAATTCAATGAAATGTTAGCAAATCCTGATACTGTTTGTGTAGATATGCGAAACCATTATGAAAGTGAAATCGGGCATTTTGATGGAGCTGTAACTCCAGATGTTGATACCTTTCGTGATTCTTTAGATATTATAGAGGCTGATTTAAAAGACAACAAAGAAGACAAAAATTTGTTGATGTATTGTACAGGTGGAATTCGATGCGAAAAAGCTTCTGCTTACTATAAACATAAAGGTTTTAAAAACGTTTTTCAACTTGAAGGTGGTATTATAGAATACACACGTCAAGTAAATGAAGAAAATATTGAAAATAAATTTATTGGTAAAAATTTTGTGTTCGATCATAGAAGAGCAGAAAAAATTACAGAAGATGTAATTTCCAACTGTCATCAATGTGGAAAACCTTGTGATACACACACAAATTGCGCTAATGAAGGTTGTCATTTACTATTTATACAGTGTGATGCCTGTTCAGAGAAGATGGAAAATACTTGTTCTACAACTTGCCAAGAAATAATTCAATTGCCTTATGAAACGCAAAAAGAATTAAGAAAAGGGAAACACGCTAGTAATAAAATATTCAAAAAAGGGCGTTCTAAATTGCTTAAATTTAAGAATTAA